One genomic region from Brienomyrus brachyistius isolate T26 unplaced genomic scaffold, BBRACH_0.4 scaffold62, whole genome shotgun sequence encodes:
- the LOC125725155 gene encoding putative protein CRIPAK isoform X6, protein MSTNWYPCNGGCPHHFICHTFSNGELNRKCFCEPLLRVHICTRPHTLCAHLYKTSHPVRTSVQDLTPCAHICTRPHVPCTHLYKTSRPVHTSVQDLTSRAHICTRPHVPCTHLYKTSRPVHTSVQDLTSRAHICTRPHVPCTHLYKTSRPVHTSVQDLTSRAHICTRPHVPCTHLYKTSRPVHTSVQDLTSRAHICTRPHVPCTHLYKTSRPVHTSVQDLTSRAHICARPHVPCTHLCKTSRPVHTSVQDLTPCAHICTRPHVPCTHLCKTSRPVHTSVQDLTSRAHICARPHVPCTHLYKTSRPVHTSVQDLTPRAHIKEHCVLGTVLLLL, encoded by the exons ATGAGTACAAACTGGTATCCTTGCAATGGGGGCTGCCCCCACCATTTCATCTGCCACACTTTTTCAAACGGGGAGTTGAATCGGAAGTGTTTTTGTGAGCCTTTGTTGCGAGTGCACATCTGTACAAGACCTCACACCCTGTGTGCACATCTGTACAAGACCTCACACCCTGTGCGCACATCTGTACAAGACCTCACGCCCTGTGCGCACATCTGTACAAGACCTCACGTCCCGTGCACACATCTGTACAAGACCTCACGCCCCGTGCACACATCTGTACAAGACCTCACGTCCCGTGCACACATCTGTACAAGACCTCACGTCCCGTGCACACATCTGTACAAGACCTCACGTCCCGTGCACACATCTGTACAAGACCTCACGTCCCGTGCACACATCTGTACAAGACCTCACGTCCCGTGCACACATCTGTACAAGACCTCACGTCCCGTGCACACATCTGTACAAGACCTCACGTCCCGTGCACACATCTGTACAAGACCTCACGTCCCGTGCACACATCTGTACAAGACCTCACGTCCCGTGCACACATCTGTACAAGACCTCACGTCCCGTGCACACATCTGTACAAGACCTCACGTCCCGTGCACACATCTGTACAAGACCTCACGTCCCGTGCACACATCTGTGCAAGACCTCACGTCCCGTGCACACATCTGTGCAAGACCTCACGTCCCGTGCACACATCTGTGCAAGAC CTCACGTCCCGTGCACACATCTGTACAAGACCTCACGCCCTGTGCACACATCTGTACAAGACCTCACGTCCCGTGCACACATCTGTGCAAGACCTCACGTCCCGTGCACACATCTGTGCAAGACCTCACGTCCCGTGCACACATCTGTGCAAGACCTCACGTCCCGTGCACACATCTGTACAAGACCTCACGTCCCGTGCACACATCTGTACAAGAC CTCACGCCCCGTGCACACATTAAGGAACATTGTGTACTGGGCACTGTGCTGCTGCTCTTGTGA
- the LOC125725155 gene encoding putative protein CRIPAK isoform X21, translated as MSTNWYPCNGGCPHHFICHTFSNGELNRKCFCEPLLRVHICTRPHTLCAHLYKTSHPVRTSVQDLTPCAHICTRPHAPCTHLYKTSRPVHTSVQDLTSRAHICTRPHVPCTHLYKTSRPVHTSVQDLTSRAHICTRPHVPCTHLYKTSRPVHTSVQDLTSRAHICTRPHVPCTHLYKTSRPVHTSVQDLTSRAHICTRPHVPCTHLCKTSRPVHTSVQDLTSRAHICARPHVPCTHLCKTSRPVHTSVQDLTSRAHICARPHVPCTHLCKTSRPVHTSVQDLTPRAHIKEHCVLGTVLLLL; from the exons ATGAGTACAAACTGGTATCCTTGCAATGGGGGCTGCCCCCACCATTTCATCTGCCACACTTTTTCAAACGGGGAGTTGAATCGGAAGTGTTTTTGTGAGCCTTTGTTGCGAGTGCACATCTGTACAAGACCTCACACCCTGTGTGCACATCTGTACAAGACCTCACACCCTGTGCGCACATCTGTACAAGACCTCACGCCCTGTGCGCACATCTGTACAAGAC CTCACGCCCCGTGCACACATCTGTACAAGACCTCACGTCCCGTGCACACATCTGTACAAGACCTCACGTCCCGTGCACACATCTGTACAAGACCTCACGTCCCGTGCACACATCTGTACAAGACCTCACGTCCCGTGCACACATCTGTACAAGACCTCACGTCCCGTGCACACATCTGTACAAGACCTCACGTCCCGTGCACACATCTGTACAAGACCTCACGTCCCGTGCACACATCTGTACAAGACCTCACGTCCCGTGCACACATCTGTACAAGACCTCACGTCCCGTGCACACATCTGTACAAGACCTCACGTCCCGTGCACACATCTGTACAAGACCTCACGTCCCGTGCACACATCTGTACAAGACCTCACGTCCCGTGCACACATCTGTGCAAGACCTCACGTCCCGTGCACACATCTGTGCAAGACCTCACGTCCCGTGCACACATCTGTGCAAGACCTCACGTCCCGTGCACACATCTGTGCAAGAC CTCACGTCCCGTGCACACATCTGTGCAAGACCTCACGTCCCGTGCACACATCTGTGCAAGACCTCACGTCCCGTGCACACATCTGTGCAAGACCTCACGTCCCGTGCACACATCTGTACAAGAC CTCACGCCCCGTGCACACATTAAGGAACATTGTGTACTGGGCACTGTGCTGCTGCTCTTGTGA
- the LOC125725155 gene encoding putative protein CRIPAK isoform X9 has protein sequence MSTNWYPCNGGCPHHFICHTFSNGELNRKCFCEPLLRVHICTRPHTLCAHLYKTSHPVRTSVQDLTPCAHICTRPHAPCTHLYKTSRPVHTSVQDLTSRAHICTRPHVPCTHLYKTSRPVHTSVQDLTSRAHICTRPHVPCTHLYKTSRPVHTSVQDLTSRAHICTRPHVPCTHLYKTSRPVHTSVQDLTSRAHICTRPHVPCTHLCKTSRPVHTSVQDLTSRAHICARPHVPCTHLYKTSRPVHTSVQDLTSRAHICARPHVPCTHLCKTSRPVHTSVQDLTSRAHICTRPHVPCTHLYKTSRPVHTSVQDLTPRAHIKEHCVLGTVLLLL, from the exons ATGAGTACAAACTGGTATCCTTGCAATGGGGGCTGCCCCCACCATTTCATCTGCCACACTTTTTCAAACGGGGAGTTGAATCGGAAGTGTTTTTGTGAGCCTTTGTTGCGAGTGCACATCTGTACAAGACCTCACACCCTGTGTGCACATCTGTACAAGACCTCACACCCTGTGCGCACATCTGTACAAGACCTCACGCCCTGTGCGCACATCTGTACAAGAC CTCACGCCCCGTGCACACATCTGTACAAGACCTCACGTCCCGTGCACACATCTGTACAAGACCTCACGTCCCGTGCACACATCTGTACAAGACCTCACGTCCCGTGCACACATCTGTACAAGACCTCACGTCCCGTGCACACATCTGTACAAGACCTCACGTCCCGTGCACACATCTGTACAAGACCTCACGTCCCGTGCACACATCTGTACAAGACCTCACGTCCCGTGCACACATCTGTACAAGACCTCACGTCCCGTGCACACATCTGTACAAGACCTCACGTCCCGTGCACACATCTGTACAAGACCTCACGTCCCGTGCACACATCTGTACAAGACCTCACGTCCCGTGCACACATCTGTACAAGACCTCACGTCCCGTGCACACATCTGTGCAAGACCTCACGTCCCGTGCACACATCTGTGCAAGACCTCACGTCCCGTGCACACATCTGTGCAAGAC CTCACGTCCCGTGCACACATCTGTACAAGACCTCACGCCCTGTGCACACATCTGTACAAGACCTCACGTCCCGTGCACACATCTGTGCAAGACCTCACGTCCCGTGCACACATCTGTGCAAGACCTCACGTCCCGTGCACACATCTGTGCAAGACCTCACGTCCCGTGCACACATCTGTACAAGACCTCACGTCCCGTGCACACATCTGTACAAGACCTCACGCCCCGTGCACACATCTGTACAAGACCTCACGCCCCGTGCACACATTAAGGAACATTGTGTACTGGGCACTGTGCTGCTGCTCTTGTGA
- the LOC125725155 gene encoding putative protein CRIPAK isoform X8 — protein MSTNWYPCNGGCPHHFICHTFSNGELNRKCFCEPLLRVHICTRPHTLCAHLYKTSHPVRTSVQDLTPCAHICTRPHVPCTHLYKTSRPVHTSVQDLTSRAHICTRPHVPCTHLYKTSRPVHTSVQDLTSRAHICTRPHVPCTHLYKTSRPVHTSVQDLTSRAHICTRPHVPCTHLYKTSRPVHTSVQDLTSRAHICTRPHVPCTHLYKTSRPVHTSVQDLTSRAHICARPHVPCTHLCKTSRPVHTSVQDLTSRAHICTRPHALCTHLYKTSRPVHTSVQDLTPCAHICTRPHVPCTHLYKTSRPVHTSVQDLTPRAHIKEHCVLGTVLLLL, from the exons ATGAGTACAAACTGGTATCCTTGCAATGGGGGCTGCCCCCACCATTTCATCTGCCACACTTTTTCAAACGGGGAGTTGAATCGGAAGTGTTTTTGTGAGCCTTTGTTGCGAGTGCACATCTGTACAAGACCTCACACCCTGTGTGCACATCTGTACAAGACCTCACACCCTGTGCGCACATCTGTACAAGACCTCACGCCCTGTGCGCACATCTGTACAAGACCTCACGTCCCGTGCACACATCTGTACAAGACCTCACGCCCCGTGCACACATCTGTACAAGACCTCACGTCCCGTGCACACATCTGTACAAGACCTCACGTCCCGTGCACACATCTGTACAAGACCTCACGTCCCGTGCACACATCTGTACAAGACCTCACGTCCCGTGCACACATCTGTACAAGACCTCACGTCCCGTGCACACATCTGTACAAGACCTCACGTCCCGTGCACACATCTGTACAAGACCTCACGTCCCGTGCACACATCTGTACAAGACCTCACGTCCCGTGCACACATCTGTACAAGACCTCACGTCCCGTGCACACATCTGTACAAGACCTCACGTCCCGTGCACACATCTGTACAAGACCTCACGTCCCGTGCACACATCTGTACAAGACCTCACGTCCCGTGCACACATCTGTGCAAGACCTCACGTCCCGTGCACACATCTGTGCAAGACCTCACGTCCCGTGCACACATCTGTGCAAGACCTCACGTCCCGTGCACACATCTGTGCAAGACCTCACGTCCCGTGCACACATCTGTACAAGACCTCACGCCCTGTGCACACATCTGTACAAGACCTCACGTCCCGTGCACACATCTGTACAAGACCTCACGCCCTGTGCACACATCTGTACAAGAC CTCACGTCCCGTGCACACATCTGTACAAGACCTCACGTCCCGTGCACACATCTGTACAAGAC CTCACGCCCCGTGCACACATTAAGGAACATTGTGTACTGGGCACTGTGCTGCTGCTCTTGTGA
- the LOC125725155 gene encoding putative protein CRIPAK isoform X5, translated as MSTNWYPCNGGCPHHFICHTFSNGELNRKCFCEPLLRVHICTRPHTLCAHLYKTSHPVRTSVQDLTPCAHICTRPHVPCTHLYKTSRPVHTSVQDLTSRAHICTRPHVPCTHLYKTSRPVHTSVQDLTSRAHICTRPHVPCTHLYKTSRPVHTSVQDLTSRAHICTRPHVPCTHLYKTSRPVHTSVQDLTSRAHICTRPHVPCTHLYKTSRPVHTSVQDLTSRAHICARPHVPCTHLCKTSRPVHTSVQDLTSRAHICTRPHALCTHLYKTSRPVHTSVQDLTSRAHICTRPHVPCTHLYKTSRPVHTSVQDLTPRAHIKEHCVLGTVLLLL; from the exons ATGAGTACAAACTGGTATCCTTGCAATGGGGGCTGCCCCCACCATTTCATCTGCCACACTTTTTCAAACGGGGAGTTGAATCGGAAGTGTTTTTGTGAGCCTTTGTTGCGAGTGCACATCTGTACAAGACCTCACACCCTGTGTGCACATCTGTACAAGACCTCACACCCTGTGCGCACATCTGTACAAGACCTCACGCCCTGTGCGCACATCTGTACAAGACCTCACGTCCCGTGCACACATCTGTACAAGACCTCACGCCCCGTGCACACATCTGTACAAGACCTCACGTCCCGTGCACACATCTGTACAAGACCTCACGTCCCGTGCACACATCTGTACAAGACCTCACGTCCCGTGCACACATCTGTACAAGACCTCACGTCCCGTGCACACATCTGTACAAGACCTCACGTCCCGTGCACACATCTGTACAAGACCTCACGTCCCGTGCACACATCTGTACAAGACCTCACGTCCCGTGCACACATCTGTACAAGACCTCACGTCCCGTGCACACATCTGTACAAGACCTCACGTCCCGTGCACACATCTGTACAAGACCTCACGTCCCGTGCACACATCTGTACAAGACCTCACGTCCCGTGCACACATCTGTACAAGACCTCACGTCCCGTGCACACATCTGTGCAAGACCTCACGTCCCGTGCACACATCTGTGCAAGACCTCACGTCCCGTGCACACATCTGTGCAAGACCTCACGTCCCGTGCACACATCTGTGCAAGACCTCACGTCCCGTGCACACATCTGTACAAGACCTCACGCCCTGTGCACACATCTGTACAAGACCTCACGTCCCGTGCACACATCTGTACAAGAC CTCACGTCCCGTGCACACATCTGTACAAGACCTCACGTCCCGTGCACACATCTGTACAAGACCTCACGCCCCGTGCACACATCTGTACAAGACCTCACGCCCCGTGCACACATTAAGGAACATTGTGTACTGGGCACTGTGCTGCTGCTCTTGTGA
- the LOC125725155 gene encoding putative protein CRIPAK isoform X12, translating into MSTNWYPCNGGCPHHFICHTFSNGELNRKCFCEPLLRVHICTRPHTLCAHLYKTSHPVRTSVQDLTPCAHICTRPHAPCTHLYKTSRPVHTSVQDLTSRAHICTRPHVPCTHLYKTSRPVHTSVQDLTSRAHICTRPHVPCTHLYKTSRPVHTSVQDLTSRAHICTRPHVPCTHLYKTSRPVHTSVQDLTSRAHICTRPHVPCTHLCKTSRPVHTSVQDLTSRAHICARPHVPCTHLCKTSRPVHTSVQDLTPCAHICTRPHVPCTHLYKTSRPVHTSVQDLTSRAHICTRPHVPCTHLYKTSRPVHTSVQDLTPRAHIKEHCVLGTVLLLL; encoded by the exons ATGAGTACAAACTGGTATCCTTGCAATGGGGGCTGCCCCCACCATTTCATCTGCCACACTTTTTCAAACGGGGAGTTGAATCGGAAGTGTTTTTGTGAGCCTTTGTTGCGAGTGCACATCTGTACAAGACCTCACACCCTGTGTGCACATCTGTACAAGACCTCACACCCTGTGCGCACATCTGTACAAGACCTCACGCCCTGTGCGCACATCTGTACAAGAC CTCACGCCCCGTGCACACATCTGTACAAGACCTCACGTCCCGTGCACACATCTGTACAAGACCTCACGTCCCGTGCACACATCTGTACAAGACCTCACGTCCCGTGCACACATCTGTACAAGACCTCACGTCCCGTGCACACATCTGTACAAGACCTCACGTCCCGTGCACACATCTGTACAAGACCTCACGTCCCGTGCACACATCTGTACAAGACCTCACGTCCCGTGCACACATCTGTACAAGACCTCACGTCCCGTGCACACATCTGTACAAGACCTCACGTCCCGTGCACACATCTGTACAAGACCTCACGTCCCGTGCACACATCTGTACAAGACCTCACGTCCCGTGCACACATCTGTACAAGACCTCACGTCCCGTGCACACATCTGTGCAAGACCTCACGTCCCGTGCACACATCTGTGCAAGACCTCACGTCCCGTGCACACATCTGTGCAAGACCTCACGTCCCGTGCACACATCTGTGCAAGACCTCACGTCCCGTGCACACATCTGTACAAGACCTCACGCCCTGTGCACACATCTGTACAAGACCTCACGTCCCGTGCACACATCTGTACAAGACCTCACGCCCTGTGCACACATCTGTACAAGAC CTCACGTCCCGTGCACACATCTGTACAAGACCTCACGTCCCGTGCACACATCTGTACAAGACCTCACGCCCCGTGCACACATCTGTACAAGACCTCACGCCCCGTGCACACATTAAGGAACATTGTGTACTGGGCACTGTGCTGCTGCTCTTGTGA
- the LOC125725155 gene encoding putative protein CRIPAK isoform X20 produces the protein MSTNWYPCNGGCPHHFICHTFSNGELNRKCFCEPLLRVHICTRPHTLCAHLYKTSHPVRTSVQDLTPCAHICTRPHAPCTHLYKTSRPVHTSVQDLTSRAHICTRPHVPCTHLYKTSRPVHTSVQDLTSRAHICTRPHVPCTHLYKTSRPVHTSVQDLTSRAHICTRPHVPCTHLYKTSRPVHTSVQDLTSRAHICTRPHVPCTHLCKTSRPVHTSVQDLTSRAHICARPHVPCTHLCKTSRPVHTSVQDLTPCAHICTRPHVPCTHLYKTSRPVHTSVQDLTPRAHIKEHCVLGTVLLLL, from the exons ATGAGTACAAACTGGTATCCTTGCAATGGGGGCTGCCCCCACCATTTCATCTGCCACACTTTTTCAAACGGGGAGTTGAATCGGAAGTGTTTTTGTGAGCCTTTGTTGCGAGTGCACATCTGTACAAGACCTCACACCCTGTGTGCACATCTGTACAAGACCTCACACCCTGTGCGCACATCTGTACAAGACCTCACGCCCTGTGCGCACATCTGTACAAGAC CTCACGCCCCGTGCACACATCTGTACAAGACCTCACGTCCCGTGCACACATCTGTACAAGACCTCACGTCCCGTGCACACATCTGTACAAGACCTCACGTCCCGTGCACACATCTGTACAAGACCTCACGTCCCGTGCACACATCTGTACAAGACCTCACGTCCCGTGCACACATCTGTACAAGACCTCACGTCCCGTGCACACATCTGTACAAGACCTCACGTCCCGTGCACACATCTGTACAAGACCTCACGTCCCGTGCACACATCTGTACAAGACCTCACGTCCCGTGCACACATCTGTACAAGACCTCACGTCCCGTGCACACATCTGTACAAGACCTCACGTCCCGTGCACACATCTGTACAAGACCTCACGTCCCGTGCACACATCTGTGCAAGACCTCACGTCCCGTGCACACATCTGTGCAAGACCTCACGTCCCGTGCACACATCTGTGCAAGACCTCACGTCCCGTGCACACATCTGTGCAAGACCTCACGTCCCGTGCACACATCTGTACAAGACCTCACGCCCTGTGCACACATCTGTACAAGACCTCACGTCCCGTGCACACATCTGTACAAGACCTCACGCCCTGTGCACACATCTGTACAAGAC CTCACGCCCCGTGCACACATTAAGGAACATTGTGTACTGGGCACTGTGCTGCTGCTCTTGTGA
- the LOC125725155 gene encoding putative protein CRIPAK isoform X7: MSTNWYPCNGGCPHHFICHTFSNGELNRKCFCEPLLRVHICTRPHTLCAHLYKTSHPVRTSVQDLTPCAHICTRPHVPCTHLYKTSRPVHTSVQDLTSRAHICTRPHVPCTHLYKTSRPVHTSVQDLTSRAHICTRPHVPCTHLYKTSRPVHTSVQDLTSRAHICTRPHVPCTHLYKTSRPVHTSVQDLTSRAHICTRPHVPCTHLYKTSRPVHTSVQDLTSRAHICARPHVPCTHLCKTSRPVHTSVQDLTSRAHICTRPHALCTHLYKTSRPVHTSVQDLTSRAHICARPHVPCTHLYKTSRPVHTSVQDLTPRAHIKEHCVLGTVLLLL; this comes from the exons ATGAGTACAAACTGGTATCCTTGCAATGGGGGCTGCCCCCACCATTTCATCTGCCACACTTTTTCAAACGGGGAGTTGAATCGGAAGTGTTTTTGTGAGCCTTTGTTGCGAGTGCACATCTGTACAAGACCTCACACCCTGTGTGCACATCTGTACAAGACCTCACACCCTGTGCGCACATCTGTACAAGACCTCACGCCCTGTGCGCACATCTGTACAAGACCTCACGTCCCGTGCACACATCTGTACAAGACCTCACGCCCCGTGCACACATCTGTACAAGACCTCACGTCCCGTGCACACATCTGTACAAGACCTCACGTCCCGTGCACACATCTGTACAAGACCTCACGTCCCGTGCACACATCTGTACAAGACCTCACGTCCCGTGCACACATCTGTACAAGACCTCACGTCCCGTGCACACATCTGTACAAGACCTCACGTCCCGTGCACACATCTGTACAAGACCTCACGTCCCGTGCACACATCTGTACAAGACCTCACGTCCCGTGCACACATCTGTACAAGACCTCACGTCCCGTGCACACATCTGTACAAGACCTCACGTCCCGTGCACACATCTGTACAAGACCTCACGTCCCGTGCACACATCTGTACAAGACCTCACGTCCCGTGCACACATCTGTGCAAGACCTCACGTCCCGTGCACACATCTGTGCAAGACCTCACGTCCCGTGCACACATCTGTGCAAGACCTCACGTCCCGTGCACACATCTGTGCAAGACCTCACGTCCCGTGCACACATCTGTACAAGACCTCACGCCCTGTGCACACATCTGTACAAGACCTCACGTCCCGTGCACACATCTGTACAAGAC CTCACGTCCCGTGCACACATCTGTGCAAGACCTCACGTCCCGTGCACACATCTGTACAAGACCTCACGTCCCGTGCACACATCTGTACAAGAC CTCACGCCCCGTGCACACATTAAGGAACATTGTGTACTGGGCACTGTGCTGCTGCTCTTGTGA
- the LOC125725155 gene encoding putative protein CRIPAK isoform X4, with product MSTNWYPCNGGCPHHFICHTFSNGELNRKCFCEPLLRVHICTRPHTLCAHLYKTSHPVRTSVQDLTPCAHICTRPHVPCTHLYKTSRPVHTSVQDLTSRAHICTRPHVPCTHLYKTSRPVHTSVQDLTSRAHICTRPHVPCTHLYKTSRPVHTSVQDLTSRAHICTRPHVPCTHLYKTSRPVHTSVQDLTSRAHICTRPHVPCTHLYKTSRPVHTSVQDLTSRAHICARPHVPCTHLCKTSRPVHTSVQDLTSRAHICARPHVPCTHLCKTSRPVHTSVQDLTSRAHICTRPHVPCTHLYKTSRPVHTSVQDLTPRAHIKEHCVLGTVLLLL from the exons ATGAGTACAAACTGGTATCCTTGCAATGGGGGCTGCCCCCACCATTTCATCTGCCACACTTTTTCAAACGGGGAGTTGAATCGGAAGTGTTTTTGTGAGCCTTTGTTGCGAGTGCACATCTGTACAAGACCTCACACCCTGTGTGCACATCTGTACAAGACCTCACACCCTGTGCGCACATCTGTACAAGACCTCACGCCCTGTGCGCACATCTGTACAAGACCTCACGTCCCGTGCACACATCTGTACAAGACCTCACGCCCCGTGCACACATCTGTACAAGACCTCACGTCCCGTGCACACATCTGTACAAGACCTCACGTCCCGTGCACACATCTGTACAAGACCTCACGTCCCGTGCACACATCTGTACAAGACCTCACGTCCCGTGCACACATCTGTACAAGACCTCACGTCCCGTGCACACATCTGTACAAGACCTCACGTCCCGTGCACACATCTGTACAAGACCTCACGTCCCGTGCACACATCTGTACAAGACCTCACGTCCCGTGCACACATCTGTACAAGACCTCACGTCCCGTGCACACATCTGTACAAGACCTCACGTCCCGTGCACACATCTGTACAAGACCTCACGTCCCGTGCACACATCTGTACAAGACCTCACGTCCCGTGCACACATCTGTGCAAGACCTCACGTCCCGTGCACACATCTGTGCAAGACCTCACGTCCCGTGCACACATCTGTGCAAGACCTCACGTCCCGTGCACACATCTGTGCAAGAC CTCACGTCCCGTGCACACATCTGTGCAAGACCTCACGTCCCGTGCACACATCTGTGCAAGACCTCACGTCCCGTGCACACATCTGTGCAAGACCTCACGTCCCGTGCACACATCTGTACAAGACCTCACGTCCCGTGCACACATCTGTACAAGACCTCACGCCCCGTGCACACATCTGTACAAGACCTCACGCCCCGTGCACACATTAAGGAACATTGTGTACTGGGCACTGTGCTGCTGCTCTTGTGA
- the LOC125725155 gene encoding putative protein CRIPAK isoform X19, protein MSTNWYPCNGGCPHHFICHTFSNGELNRKCFCEPLLRVHICTRPHTLCAHLYKTSHPVRTSVQDLTPCAHICTRPHVPCTHLYKTSRPVHTSVQDLTSRAHICTRPHVPCTHLYKTSRPVHTSVQDLTSRAHICTRPHVPCTHLYKTSRPVHTSVQDLTSRAHICTRPHVPCTHLYKTSRPVHTSVQDLTSRAHICTRPHVPCTHLYKTSRPVHTSVQDLTSRAHICARPHVPCTHLCKTSRPVHTSVQDLTSRAHICARPHVPCTHLCKTSRPVHTSVQDLTPRAHIKEHCVLGTVLLLL, encoded by the exons ATGAGTACAAACTGGTATCCTTGCAATGGGGGCTGCCCCCACCATTTCATCTGCCACACTTTTTCAAACGGGGAGTTGAATCGGAAGTGTTTTTGTGAGCCTTTGTTGCGAGTGCACATCTGTACAAGACCTCACACCCTGTGTGCACATCTGTACAAGACCTCACACCCTGTGCGCACATCTGTACAAGACCTCACGCCCTGTGCGCACATCTGTACAAGACCTCACGTCCCGTGCACACATCTGTACAAGACCTCACGCCCCGTGCACACATCTGTACAAGACCTCACGTCCCGTGCACACATCTGTACAAGACCTCACGTCCCGTGCACACATCTGTACAAGACCTCACGTCCCGTGCACACATCTGTACAAGACCTCACGTCCCGTGCACACATCTGTACAAGACCTCACGTCCCGTGCACACATCTGTACAAGACCTCACGTCCCGTGCACACATCTGTACAAGACCTCACGTCCCGTGCACACATCTGTACAAGACCTCACGTCCCGTGCACACATCTGTACAAGACCTCACGTCCCGTGCACACATCTGTACAAGACCTCACGTCCCGTGCACACATCTGTACAAGACCTCACGTCCCGTGCACACATCTGTACAAGACCTCACGTCCCGTGCACACATCTGTGCAAGACCTCACGTCCCGTGCACACATCTGTGCAAGACCTCACGTCCCGTGCACACATCTGTGCAAGACCTCACGTCCCGTGCACACATCTGTGCAAGAC CTCACGTCCCGTGCACACATCTGTGCAAGACCTCACGTCCCGTGCACACATCTGTGCAAGACCTCACGTCCCGTGCACACATCTGTACAAGAC CTCACGCCCCGTGCACACATTAAGGAACATTGTGTACTGGGCACTGTGCTGCTGCTCTTGTGA